From one Drosophila gunungcola strain Sukarami chromosome 2R unlocalized genomic scaffold, Dgunungcola_SK_2 000006F, whole genome shotgun sequence genomic stretch:
- the LOC128254556 gene encoding protein arginine N-methyltransferase 5 isoform X2 yields MMSYYVCLHQEGVSSIPKLIEKAYANNYNVVATSINANMVPFEPDESDPTYPATILSAVDWNSKVIFTMSDVDVDSPNAKLRQHAREVLLRDVAWAEHLQNVGSVMVRLRGPENANLADIVRTKTKGNWFIQVPITNPELATFEHRKDASAEDVTRAEHNDPWHWWNNLRIAVKQSTKVKVVIELNDSDRPSKETVRRWLGEPIEAIIIPSSLFVRNRSNYCVLKKEWQVIIGHFISVRANIIISTNPTDKALSQYADYLKKLISENCDTHMLNSYENMLEIPLQPLCDNLDSYTYEVFETDPVKYKLYQDAIQAALLDQVSDEEAKTKLTVVMLLGGGRGPLARAVFNAAELTKRQVRLYIIEKNTNAIRTLSYMVKTLWANKDVHIFSKDMRDFSPPELADIMVSELLGSFGDNELSPECLDGALKLLKPDGISIPYKSTSYINPLMTAVLHQNVCQLVSTVPAFDYGYVSLLKNIYHIDEPQALFEFTHPNRAEKIDNTRCKMLSFTVKKDCVLHGIGGYFDTHLYKDICLSINPLTHTAGMFSWFPMFFPTRPRTLKEGQTINIKFWRCVDATKVWYEWQVISDSEEWERHNICGTGYNMRL; encoded by the exons ATGATGTCCTACTACGTCTGCCTGCACCAGGAGGGCGTCAGCAGCATTCCCAAGCTGATCGAGAAAGCCTACGCGAACAACTACAATGTGGTGGCCACCTCCATCAACGCCAACATGGTGCCCTTCGAACCGGACGAGTCGGATCCCACATACCCGGCCACAATCCTCAGCGCCGTGGACTGGAACTCCAAGGTGATATTCACCATGTCCGACGTGGACGTGGACTCGCCGAACGCCAAGCTGCGCCAGCACGCCCGGGAGGTGCTCCTGCGGGACGTGGCCTGGGCGGAGCACCTGCAGAACGTGGGCAGCGTGATGGTGCGACTGCGCGGTCCGGAAAACGCAAATCTGGCGGACATTGTGCGGACCAAAACGAAGG GCAACTGGTTTATACAGGTGCCCATCACCAATCCCGAGCTGGCCACCTTCGAGCACCGCAAAGATGCGTCCGCCGAAGATGTGACTCGTGCGGAACACAATGACCCATGGCACTGGTGGAACAACCTGCGAATCGCCGTCAAACAGAGCACCAAGGTGAAGGTTGTAATCGAGCTAAACGACTCGGATCGACCCAGCAAGGAGACAGTACGTCGCTGGTTGGGCGAGCCCATCGAGGCCATCATTATTCCATCCTCCCTGTTCGTGAGGAATCGCTCCAACTACTGCGTGCTGAAGAAGGAGTGGCAGGTCATCATTGGACACTTCATCTCCGTGAGGGCCAACATCATCATCTCCACGAATCCCACCGATAAGGCTTTGTCCCAGTATGCAGACTATCTGAAGAAGCTAATCAGTGAGAACTGCGACACACACATGCTAAACAG CTATGAAAACATGCTGGAGATCCCATTGCAGCCACTCTGCGATAATCTGGACAGCTATACCTATGAAGTATTTGAGACTGATCCCGTCAAATACAAGCTTTACCAAGACGCAATACAGGCGGCTTTGCTAGATCAAGTCAGCGATGAAGAGGCCAAAACCAAGTTG ACAGTGGTCATGCTGCTGGGTGGCGGACGCGGTCCTCTTGCGCGGGCTGTGTTCAATGCAGCTGAGCTGaccaagcgccaagtgcggcTTTACATTATAGAGAAGAATACCAATGCCATTCGCACGCTCTCCTATATGGTTAAAACACTTTGGGCCAACAAGG ACGTTCACATTTTCTCCAAGGATATGCGTGACTTTTCGCCTCCCGAGCTGGCTGACATAATGGTGTCCGAATTACTCGGTTCCTTTGGCGACAATGAACTCTCACCCGAGTGTCTGGACGGAGCTTTGAAGCTGCTCAAACCGGATGGCATAAGCATACCCTACAAGTCCACCTCGTACATTAATCCCCTCATGACGGCTGTGCTGCATCAGAATGTCTGTCAATTGGTATCCACTGTGCCTGCCTTCGACTACGGCTATGTGTCGCTGCTAAAGAATATCTACCACATCGATGAGCCACAGGCCTTGTTTGAATTCACGCATCCCAATCGCGCGGAGAAGATAGACAATACTCGCTGCAAGATGCTCTCGTTTACTGTCAAAAAGGATTGTGTGCTGCACGGAATCGGCGGATACTTTGATACCCATTTGTACAAGGACATCTGCCTGAGCATCAACCCGCTGACGCACACGGCGGGTATGTTCTCCTGGTTCCCTATGTTTTTCCCCACG CGTCCAAGGACTCTCAAGGAGGGCCAGACCATTAACATCAAGTTCTGGCGCTGCGTGGATGCGACCAAAGTGTGGTACGAATGGCAGGTGATCAGCGATTCCGAGGAGTGGGAGCGCCACAACATATGCGGCACTGGCTACAACATGCGACTGTAG
- the LOC128254556 gene encoding protein arginine N-methyltransferase 5 isoform X1 encodes MMSYYVCLHQEGVSSIPKLIEKAYANNYNVVATSINANMVPFEPDESDPTYPATILSAVDWNSKVIFTMSDVDVDSPNAKLRQHAREVLLRDVAWAEHLQNVGSVMVRLRGPENANLADIVRTKTKDLFPLGNWFIQVPITNPELATFEHRKDASAEDVTRAEHNDPWHWWNNLRIAVKQSTKVKVVIELNDSDRPSKETVRRWLGEPIEAIIIPSSLFVRNRSNYCVLKKEWQVIIGHFISVRANIIISTNPTDKALSQYADYLKKLISENCDTHMLNSYENMLEIPLQPLCDNLDSYTYEVFETDPVKYKLYQDAIQAALLDQVSDEEAKTKLTVVMLLGGGRGPLARAVFNAAELTKRQVRLYIIEKNTNAIRTLSYMVKTLWANKDVHIFSKDMRDFSPPELADIMVSELLGSFGDNELSPECLDGALKLLKPDGISIPYKSTSYINPLMTAVLHQNVCQLVSTVPAFDYGYVSLLKNIYHIDEPQALFEFTHPNRAEKIDNTRCKMLSFTVKKDCVLHGIGGYFDTHLYKDICLSINPLTHTAGMFSWFPMFFPTRPRTLKEGQTINIKFWRCVDATKVWYEWQVISDSEEWERHNICGTGYNMRL; translated from the exons ATGATGTCCTACTACGTCTGCCTGCACCAGGAGGGCGTCAGCAGCATTCCCAAGCTGATCGAGAAAGCCTACGCGAACAACTACAATGTGGTGGCCACCTCCATCAACGCCAACATGGTGCCCTTCGAACCGGACGAGTCGGATCCCACATACCCGGCCACAATCCTCAGCGCCGTGGACTGGAACTCCAAGGTGATATTCACCATGTCCGACGTGGACGTGGACTCGCCGAACGCCAAGCTGCGCCAGCACGCCCGGGAGGTGCTCCTGCGGGACGTGGCCTGGGCGGAGCACCTGCAGAACGTGGGCAGCGTGATGGTGCGACTGCGCGGTCCGGAAAACGCAAATCTGGCGGACATTGTGCGGACCAAAACGAAGG ATCTCTTCCCCCTAGGCAACTGGTTTATACAGGTGCCCATCACCAATCCCGAGCTGGCCACCTTCGAGCACCGCAAAGATGCGTCCGCCGAAGATGTGACTCGTGCGGAACACAATGACCCATGGCACTGGTGGAACAACCTGCGAATCGCCGTCAAACAGAGCACCAAGGTGAAGGTTGTAATCGAGCTAAACGACTCGGATCGACCCAGCAAGGAGACAGTACGTCGCTGGTTGGGCGAGCCCATCGAGGCCATCATTATTCCATCCTCCCTGTTCGTGAGGAATCGCTCCAACTACTGCGTGCTGAAGAAGGAGTGGCAGGTCATCATTGGACACTTCATCTCCGTGAGGGCCAACATCATCATCTCCACGAATCCCACCGATAAGGCTTTGTCCCAGTATGCAGACTATCTGAAGAAGCTAATCAGTGAGAACTGCGACACACACATGCTAAACAG CTATGAAAACATGCTGGAGATCCCATTGCAGCCACTCTGCGATAATCTGGACAGCTATACCTATGAAGTATTTGAGACTGATCCCGTCAAATACAAGCTTTACCAAGACGCAATACAGGCGGCTTTGCTAGATCAAGTCAGCGATGAAGAGGCCAAAACCAAGTTG ACAGTGGTCATGCTGCTGGGTGGCGGACGCGGTCCTCTTGCGCGGGCTGTGTTCAATGCAGCTGAGCTGaccaagcgccaagtgcggcTTTACATTATAGAGAAGAATACCAATGCCATTCGCACGCTCTCCTATATGGTTAAAACACTTTGGGCCAACAAGG ACGTTCACATTTTCTCCAAGGATATGCGTGACTTTTCGCCTCCCGAGCTGGCTGACATAATGGTGTCCGAATTACTCGGTTCCTTTGGCGACAATGAACTCTCACCCGAGTGTCTGGACGGAGCTTTGAAGCTGCTCAAACCGGATGGCATAAGCATACCCTACAAGTCCACCTCGTACATTAATCCCCTCATGACGGCTGTGCTGCATCAGAATGTCTGTCAATTGGTATCCACTGTGCCTGCCTTCGACTACGGCTATGTGTCGCTGCTAAAGAATATCTACCACATCGATGAGCCACAGGCCTTGTTTGAATTCACGCATCCCAATCGCGCGGAGAAGATAGACAATACTCGCTGCAAGATGCTCTCGTTTACTGTCAAAAAGGATTGTGTGCTGCACGGAATCGGCGGATACTTTGATACCCATTTGTACAAGGACATCTGCCTGAGCATCAACCCGCTGACGCACACGGCGGGTATGTTCTCCTGGTTCCCTATGTTTTTCCCCACG CGTCCAAGGACTCTCAAGGAGGGCCAGACCATTAACATCAAGTTCTGGCGCTGCGTGGATGCGACCAAAGTGTGGTACGAATGGCAGGTGATCAGCGATTCCGAGGAGTGGGAGCGCCACAACATATGCGGCACTGGCTACAACATGCGACTGTAG